A genome region from Tolypothrix sp. PCC 7712 includes the following:
- a CDS encoding DUF3153 domain-containing protein produces MNSSYLGKVFHWLIKPLSFVIKTRELLTKFFGYKSINSIFSFSQKSSNAKTSKPILWVVILASLLLTGCVQYDVGVNFSNSNHGELVQHIKLGEKLTSFSGDYVYEWLNSIERRARKLEGKAKRISPEEVIVTIPFTNGQELQAKFNEFFSSHINQNTEPVAAESDSELPKVESNLLIEENNFLLLVRDRVIYDLDLRSLSLIASDGNVLANAGSILDLNFSLKTPLGAQNIPIGENPIEPEKINNQLVWKLRTGELNHIEVVFWLPSPLGIGALLIALFVWGGIYLRYTFMPDPRLQFAPKPAVSE; encoded by the coding sequence ATGAATTCGTCATATCTAGGAAAAGTTTTCCATTGGTTAATTAAACCGTTAAGTTTTGTTATAAAAACAAGAGAATTGTTAACAAAATTTTTTGGCTATAAATCAATTAACTCCATCTTTTCTTTCTCCCAAAAAAGCAGCAACGCCAAAACATCAAAACCGATTTTATGGGTAGTCATCTTAGCATCATTACTGTTAACTGGTTGTGTGCAGTATGACGTAGGCGTAAACTTTAGCAACTCCAATCATGGGGAATTAGTGCAGCATATTAAATTAGGAGAAAAGCTTACCAGTTTTAGTGGCGACTATGTTTATGAATGGTTAAACAGTATAGAACGTCGCGCCCGCAAACTGGAAGGGAAAGCAAAGCGAATTTCTCCAGAAGAAGTGATTGTGACGATTCCTTTCACTAATGGGCAAGAATTACAAGCAAAATTTAATGAGTTTTTTAGCTCCCACATCAATCAAAACACTGAGCCTGTAGCCGCTGAATCTGACTCAGAACTACCAAAAGTTGAATCTAACTTACTCATAGAGGAGAACAATTTTTTACTATTGGTACGCGATCGCGTAATTTATGATTTAGATTTGCGATCGCTCTCGCTAATTGCTAGTGATGGTAATGTTTTAGCCAACGCAGGTTCAATTCTCGATTTGAATTTTAGTTTGAAAACCCCATTGGGAGCGCAAAACATCCCCATTGGTGAAAATCCCATTGAGCCAGAAAAGATTAACAATCAACTAGTGTGGAAGCTAAGAACTGGGGAACTCAACCACATAGAAGTAGTTTTTTGGCTTCCTAGTCCCCTTGGTATTGGTGCATTGCTAATTGCTTTGTTTGTCTGGGGTGGAATCTATCTCAGATATACATTTATGCCCGATCCCAGATTGCAGTTTGCGCCAAAACCAGCAGTATCAGAATAG